Proteins encoded together in one Planctopirus ephydatiae window:
- a CDS encoding Gfo/Idh/MocA family oxidoreductase encodes MTDIPATNPSAQANRRDFLKTSAVGATAVALASQIATRAYAAADDTLRIGLVGCGGRGTGAAAQALSADKNTKLVAMADAFGDNIENSLKNLQSNDSFAGRITVDDAHKFTGFDGCKNMLAAGVDVILLCSPPHFRPEHMKLAVDAGVHMFVEKPIAVDAPGVRSVLETSKKAAERNLAVVSGLCWRYDYGMRATFEQIHQGTIGDIVAMQCSYDTRGLWRKPRKPEWSDMEWQVRNWLYFTWLSGDHGNEQAIHSLDKMAWAMKDVPPVVCSATGGRQVRVSPDFGNIYDHFAATYEYSNGVKMFFRSRQQDGTQVDVSDHVLGTKGRADIFKHRIVDNEGKVIWKYEGPRNNMYQTEHDELFASIRKGQPINNGEYMCYSTMLAIMCRMSAYTGQKITWEQAMNSQEVLGPKAYEWGPLPVEPVAMPGLTQFI; translated from the coding sequence ATGACAGACATCCCCGCCACAAACCCATCAGCTCAAGCCAATCGTCGAGACTTTTTGAAGACCTCTGCCGTCGGGGCCACGGCAGTGGCGCTGGCTTCACAAATTGCCACACGGGCCTACGCCGCTGCTGACGATACGCTGCGCATTGGACTGGTGGGCTGTGGTGGCCGTGGGACTGGTGCTGCAGCACAGGCCCTTTCGGCTGACAAAAACACCAAACTGGTCGCCATGGCAGATGCCTTTGGCGATAACATTGAAAACTCACTGAAGAATCTGCAATCCAACGACAGCTTTGCAGGACGCATCACCGTCGACGACGCCCACAAGTTCACGGGCTTCGACGGCTGCAAGAACATGCTGGCTGCAGGCGTCGATGTTATCCTCCTCTGTTCGCCACCACATTTCCGGCCAGAACATATGAAGCTCGCTGTTGATGCGGGTGTGCACATGTTTGTCGAAAAACCGATTGCGGTTGATGCTCCTGGCGTTCGCTCGGTTCTGGAAACTTCCAAGAAGGCGGCCGAAAGAAATCTGGCTGTTGTCTCGGGCCTCTGCTGGCGCTATGACTACGGCATGCGAGCTACGTTCGAGCAGATTCATCAGGGAACGATTGGTGATATCGTTGCCATGCAGTGCAGTTACGACACACGCGGTTTGTGGCGTAAACCCCGCAAGCCCGAGTGGAGTGATATGGAGTGGCAGGTTCGCAACTGGCTCTACTTCACGTGGCTTTCAGGTGACCATGGCAACGAGCAGGCTATCCACAGTCTCGACAAGATGGCCTGGGCGATGAAGGATGTTCCACCGGTTGTTTGTAGTGCCACAGGCGGTCGTCAGGTACGTGTCAGCCCCGATTTTGGCAACATCTACGATCACTTTGCCGCCACCTACGAATACTCTAATGGCGTCAAAATGTTCTTCCGTAGCCGCCAGCAGGATGGCACCCAGGTCGATGTCAGCGATCACGTTCTGGGAACCAAGGGCCGTGCAGATATCTTCAAGCACCGGATTGTCGACAACGAAGGCAAGGTGATCTGGAAGTACGAAGGCCCGAGGAACAACATGTATCAAACCGAACATGATGAGCTTTTCGCTTCGATTCGCAAGGGACAGCCGATTAACAATGGCGAATACATGTGCTACAGCACCATGCTCGCCATCATGTGCCGCATGTCGGCCTACACCGGTCAGAAAATCACGTGGGAACAAGCCATGAACAGCCAGGAAGTTCTGGGCCCCAAGGCTTACGAGTGGGGTCCACTTCCCGTCGAGCCAGTGGCCATGCCCGGCTTGACACAGTTCATCTAG